The Crassostrea angulata isolate pt1a10 chromosome 1, ASM2561291v2, whole genome shotgun sequence nucleotide sequence aaaaatatggagctcagacccactttataaaagaaaaggcattgaagttctaagaatgacactatttggaggttttgatacCCATACGCCAGTTTAATTCAACCTATTCcaattatttaacatatttaagggttataaatcgatgttatggtaaatatacattgttttcaataacttagaaagaaattatgagatttgttccaattttaataatttcataGTATCTTATCTATTGTCTtcccacaaatgtttatttaaaaataaaatttcgtgTTATGACTTTACTATCCTCATATACTACATATAGGCAGTTTTCACGCCTTATTCATCCATCttctttttttggaatgtatgagtaaaatcttcataaaatataaacatttcataacatgtagaaataacgaagtACACCTCacaaattcaaacaaacatCACAGCTGTTTGACATTTATCATGCAAATTAACGCAGAAAATCCATCACCCATCGTTGTCCTGACCTTAATTCAAATTGAAGAGAACTCTGCTTTACCAAAGAAACTTCCATGTTTTGTCTTAAAgtcggaaggggggggggggtggagatGGGGGGTtcctagtatttttttttctgtggcAGCCGTCTTTGTACTCGCCATATTATGAATATCATCCGTGGGACACTTTATACCATTTCCTCCTGTGACGTCAGCAGACGCTTGGTTGGTGGACAGTGTTGTTCCTTAAAACTGTGACCCTCTCGATGAAAAGATTAATGcgaaacttaaaaaaaagagcAATCGTATTGTTCTTGTATTACGCCAGCATGATAAAAACGCGAAATGCTAGTATATCAAATGTatgcgtgtgtgtgtgtatgtgagGGTGCTTGCGACTATGTGTGcgtgtgtttgtttgtttggtaaGTGCTTTTTTCTAGGGGAAGAGGTGTTGAAAAATACACATCTTTATCATATATAGAACATATTCCATGGATATTTTTAGATGTTATATGCATATCTTTAATTGGTGAATATGTTCGTTCTATGTTGCATCAAAACCAACGATATCTATATATATGCGTTTTCCCAAAAGTCACACACTATTTCCGTGTAAACTCTTTCACTGTACCGTAGTTTGCCGCGGATTTTGTATGTTGACACCCATCGTTTAGCTTTGTTTTTGAATGAGCAAGGCTCCTGCACTGTTGCACAAAACCTTCGAATGAAGATGGATGCCTGGGATTGCGTAATTAACCTACCTGGTCAGATTTTTCGCATGATGTGCATCTAATTAAGTTGACGAGGGGTTCACAGCGActgaaatacaatgtacaatattGAGATGGCTTACAATTGTTGTAATTCTATCTGGTATTTCTCGCTCGTGATCACATACAATATTTCTGATCATTACAAATAACTTTTCCCTTGATCctgagaaaaagagagagaaagtgGCATATCTCTGTAAACTTAtattgagaaatcttttaaaattgtaaaaaaaaaaaaaagaaaaaagtaattaacaAGATTTACAATTAATTAAGGCCGCGAAGTTTGTTTAAAGTGCAGCGTCTAgtatgttatatgtattatgaATGAACCAAGCAAGAGTAATCAGGTCATTAACCTGTACATTTAACCAGGTTAGAGGAATTTTCCTACAGACTGGGTACTCTTTTTTTCATACGACAGAAGAAACAAGTGTTCAGAGGCGTTGGGACGTCCACCTATAAATTTGTAAAGGTATAGGCCTATTTGTTATTTTAAGCttttcttatatttattattttttctttttacatatcataaaaatgttatctaTAGAAATCTACATGAATTAAGAGGCCAGCCATTGGTTATTAACTAAACTTACAGAAGACAACATGTAAATGACTTTTCACTCAAATTTATCCATGGATAATATTCTTTCATACAAAAGCGTTTATATACTTTTCAGATTCATATGTGATAAACATATTctttcaaaattataattttaatttttgttgatgTGATATAAATTCGTTATTATTAGTTATTATTAACTGTGTAATTTTGATGAGCAATACGCAATATTTTCCCACACAATTGTTCCGCCAGAAGGTGTCTCGTTaactttttacatgtaagttaactatttaaagattttaaagttaACTATATGAGGATCTTTAAAAGACTATATTTGTACCAAtgtgaaaaaagagaaaaatactTCCTAATATCTCAATGTAATGCGagtaaaattttacttttttgattATCGGTAGAGCGGAAAAAAGTTCctttaaagtatatatataaaattagcCGCCTATCCAAACATCCTTTACATTTATTTCGCCGAGTATTATCCCACATCGAGAAAATCTGACCCCTAGGAGCAAAACATTGCACATTTATATACATTCAGGAGTTCTATATACATGAAGGTAGCAATAATATCATGATACTTTTGGTCTTTCGTCGACATTAATGTTTACGTTGCAACAGCTCATCCCGATTCAAAAGAGCTAATTCTTAACGTCATCTGTTTTCATTTCCTGTCCAAGACGGATTCAAGAAGACGCCGACCCGACCCTTCATTTATCTAAATTTTCTTtactgttaaaaaattaattaatttcaaagaagaatctaaaaatataacacttaGCAATTTGAATTTATTCAGTAGAATACTTGATCATTTTAACCGAGGAAACCTCTGAGCCATTGGTGTACTTTGTGACGTTCCCCTCACTAGAGTATCAATCACATTCAATCCGGAGTTAAAACGATGCATTTATCCAGAACAGCGAATGCAAGCCTATAAATTTAAACGTGCCCAATTTCAAGGCCCATCCACACCATACCTAGAGGAACTTTAAGGTAACTTTGTAAAAAGGTCTTTTTTCCCCTTGTAGAATGAATTTAACATTAATATTAGTTATAATATTTGAATACTAGTATTGGTTTTACCAAAATaacaaatgatgaaaaataaaatcatgaatatatatttcataacgTTATTAATCATGTGAAaagacttgaaaaaaaaaattatactccGTACTTGAAAAATCTTGCAAAAGTTGAGTGCTCTAGAAACTCGATCGATCTATCGGTTTTTAAATATGGTTGTTTATaaaagatattatttatttcataacttgatgattttttttcagcattttgCAATTATGaagcttaaaaataaaaattggagAAAAAAATGTCTCCTCGCAGAATCTTGCAAAATTTGAGTCGTAAAGTGACTCCGactattgaattttaaaatcaattgtttttgatacaaaatattttttcataatactATATATGATTTCGTTTCATTTTATATAGTCATAGTCATAgagatttgaagaaaaaataacttttctcGATAAATTTTTGCAATAAGTTGAGCAGTCCAGTAACTCCGTCTTTGTTCGAATTAACAGGACTCCATGATGTGGTTCAGAATTTGCCTTTTATTGACAGTAGCGTTGACGCTGGTAAACGCCCACGGAACCTACCGTTTGGTTCATCCGGCATTAGTGCCCGGCTGGCTCGATAGGTTTCCCAACTCCAGGATTCTACTAAACAGAGACTATTACAATTACCTCTACCGGAGGTTAATTCTGCGGGATCCATACTGGCGTTCAAGAATTCACCTTCATAGGCACATCTACCCCGCAGTCTTTCGAAGCCAGAGGGTCAATATAAATCCCGTCCTCTTGAGAAGAAACGTTAGAGTCATCGCTCCACAAGTCCAGCAGACGTCTGTCGTTGGTATCCCGCCCCCTATCCCACGGGACAATCGTCATCTAATAGGAAAGGCGGAAACGTTTATCCGATACACCAGCCCAAGTCTTGACAAA carries:
- the LOC128165381 gene encoding uncharacterized protein LOC128165381; the protein is MMWFRICLLLTVALTLVNAHGTYRLVHPALVPGWLDRFPNSRILLNRDYYNYLYRRLILRDPYWRSRIHLHRHIYPAVFRSQRVNINPVLLRRNVRVIAPQVQQTSVVGIPPPIPRDNRHLIGKAETFIRYTSPSLDKYNTPWQKISSSYRDYGEATSPALYNRPFYGGGSIPSGYDDQEIFPDSDYGYGLQESAYLGGGGLGGGEFGGSLGIGGAGLGEFGGSLGLSGGDLGEFGGSLGLSGGGLGLTAGASNYEYVQPRQTF